In the genome of Aequorivita sp. H23M31, the window TTTTTTATCTTTAGGTAAAAGGAAAATTACCCTTAAAGAAAAGCTATGAAAGATTATAAAGTAGGTGACCACGTAAAATGGAATTCGGAAGCTGGAGAGGTGAGTGGGAAAATTGTAAAAGTGCATCATTCGGATTTTAAGTATAAGGGATATACACATCACGCAAGTAAAAATGAACCCCAATATGAAATTAAAAGCGATAAGTCCGATCATATCGCGGCCCATAAAGGTTCGGCACTTTCAAAGGTTTAATCAAATTTCAAAATGAATTTAGAAGTAATTAAAGGAGATATTACAAAGCAAAAAGTTGATGCTATTGTAAATGCCGCCAATGGTTCATTAATGGGAGGTGGAGGAGTAGATGGCGCAATACATCGGGCCGGAGGGCCACAGATTTTGGAGGAATGTAAGGAAATAGTCGCTAATCAGGGTCGATGTCCAACTGGAGAAGCTGTGATAACCTCTGCAGGTAAAATGCCAGCAAAGTACGTAATCCATACGGTTGGACCCGTCTGGCACGGAGGAAAAAACAATGAAGAAGAAAAACTTGCCAAGTGCTATACCAACTCTCTAAAATTAGCGGTACAAAACCACTGCAAGACTGTTGCTTTTCCGAATATCAGCACGGGAGTTTATCATTTTCCAAAAGAAAAAGCGGCGGAAGTTGCCGTAACCACTGTTCGGGAGTTTGTTTCGAAAAATAAAGAAATCGAAAAAGTTATTTTTGTTTGTTTTGATGAGGAGAATTTTAAACTTATAATTAGCCTATTGAGAAAATGAAGAGGCGGGATTTTCTAATTTTCTTAGACAATTAAATTAAAAATTCGCAGTGAGTTAGAAATTTAATAAATTTGCTTCTGATTTAATAATCTATAAATCAATACCCCATAAGGTTTCACCACATAATGAATAGAATAATCAAACCGTTCTGGCATCGCTGAGATTATCTCAATTTGCCTATAAAAATCTTCCCAAAAAAGTATCTTCTTTTCGGTTGAATTCAAATATACATTTGGG includes:
- a CDS encoding O-acetyl-ADP-ribose deacetylase, whose translation is MNLEVIKGDITKQKVDAIVNAANGSLMGGGGVDGAIHRAGGPQILEECKEIVANQGRCPTGEAVITSAGKMPAKYVIHTVGPVWHGGKNNEEEKLAKCYTNSLKLAVQNHCKTVAFPNISTGVYHFPKEKAAEVAVTTVREFVSKNKEIEKVIFVCFDEENFKLIISLLRK
- a CDS encoding hypervirulence associated TUDOR domain-containing protein, whose translation is MKDYKVGDHVKWNSEAGEVSGKIVKVHHSDFKYKGYTHHASKNEPQYEIKSDKSDHIAAHKGSALSKV